In the Natrinema sp. CBA1119 genome, GTCCATCGCGTAGCCGTGGGCCCGCTCGTGGGCGTCGTGGAAGCGTTCCGCGACCCCGGCCGCGTCGAACTCGTCGTCGACGGCGACCGTCAGCTCGAAGCTCTGGCCCGCGTACCGGCAGTCGGCGGCGCGCTCGACCCGCGCCGCGTCCGGATCGGACGCGTCCGCGAGGACGTCGGCCACGAGGTCGTCGTAGACGCCCTCGAGCTCGGCCGGATCGGCCGCCCGGAGCTCCGCCCCGACGGTACGGGCCGCGTCGTAGCTCTCGTCGGCCGCGAGGAGGCCGAAGGCCGACAGGACCCCGCTCGGTCGCGGGACGACGACCCGGTCGACGGACAGCGAGTCCGCCAGCGCCGCGGCGTGCATCGGCCCCGCGCCGCCGAAGGCCACGAGCGCGAACTCCCGGGGGTCGTGCCCGCGCTCGACGGTGACGGACCGGATCGTTCGCGTCATCGTCGCGTTCGCCACGCGGTAGACCCCGCGAGCGGCCTCGAGCGCGTCCCCGAGACCGGCCTCGTCCGCCAGTCCCTCGAGCGCGTCGCGGGCGGCGTCGACGTCGAGCGTCAGTTCACCGCCCAGCGCGGTGTCGGGGCCGATGTAGCCGAGCGCGACGGCGGCGTCGGTGACGGTCGGCTCGGTCCCCCCGCGACCGTAGCAGGCCGGGCCGGGATCGGCGCCCGCGGACTCCGGACCGACCCGGAGCGCGCCGCCGGGGTCGACCCAGGTGACGGAGCCGCCGCCCGCGCCGACGGTGTTCACGTCGACCATCGGCGTCCGGATCGGTAATCCGTCGATTTCGGCGTCGGTCGTCCGCTCCGCTCGCCCGTCCCGGACGAGACTCACGTCGCTCGAGGTGCCGCCCATGTCGAAGGTGACGAGCCCCTCGACGTCGGCGTCGTCGACGGTCGCCGAAGCGCCGACGACGCCGGCGGCAGGCCCCGAGAGCGTCGTCGTCACGGCGCGCTCGCGGACCGTCTCGGAATCGGCGATGCCGCCGTTGGCCTGCATGATCCACGGTTCGGGGGCGCCCGCGGCGTCGGCTTTCTCGACCAGCCGGCCGACGTAGCCGTCGATCGCCGGTCGGAGGTAGGCGTCGGCGGCCGTCGTGGACGTCCGCTCGAACTCGCGGAACTCGGCGAGCACCTCGTGGGACGCGGAGATCGGGACCGCGAGTTCCTCGCGCAGCGTCTCGGCGACGACCCGCTCGTTGTCGGGGTCCGCATAGGCGTGTAGCAGGCAGACCGCGACCGCTTCGACCTCGCGCTCGCGCAGGCTCGCCGCGATGTCGCGGACCGCGTCGGCGTCGACCGGCCGTTCGACCCCCTCGGTCGTCGCCCGTTCGTCGACTTCGAACCGCAGCTCGCGAGGGACCAGCGGGTCGGGCTTCTCGGCCTCGAGATCGTAGAGATCGGGTCGGTCCTGGCGGCCGATCTCGAGGACGTCGCGAAAGCCCTCGGTCGTCACGAGCGCCGTCTTCGCGCCGTCGCGCTCGAGCAGGGCGTTGACCGAGACGGTCATCGCGTGTGCGAAGCCGTCGATCTCGCTCGGCGCGATCCCGGCGCGGTCGCAGGCCTTGTCGATCCCTTCGAGGACGCCGACGTGCTGGTCGTCGGTCGTCGGCACCTTCGCGGTGACGAGCCGGTCGTCGACGGAGAGCGCCACGTCGGTGAACGTGCCGCCGACGTCGACGCCGATCCGCGTCTCGCCGTCGCCGGTCGCGCCTCCGTCCGCTCTCGGCTCACCTCCCGTCATCGATCCTTCTCCTCTCCGTGGCCCGCGGCCGATTCGCCGTCGAGCGATCCCGTCACGTGCTGTGTCATGGACAGACAGGGGGAGCCGAGGTAGGTATAGTTCACGCACTCGCCTCGCGAGTATATTCGCCCCGTCGCGGCCGCGCGCCGACGGTCAGTCGGTCCGTAACTCGACGGTGAGATCGCCGTCGTCGACGGTCGCGACGTACATCGTCACGAGAGTCGTGGGTGCAGCGCCGGTGGCGCTCCCCGGATTGAGTACCCGGACGCGACCGGCTGCGTGGCCCTCGTCTGCCGAGCGGAACTCGTCTAACGCGACGGTCTCGTCGACCACCTCGTGGGTGTGACCGGCGACGGCGACGAGCGTCGCTTCGGCGTCCGCGCCCGCTTCCTCACGGGCCGTTTCGACGACCCGTTCCCGCCAGTCGCCCGATGATCCGTCGCCGTGGGTGACGACGAACGTCACGCCGTCGATCTCGAGGGTGGCCGTCGTCGGCACGTCGAGCGTCGCCGGATCCACGTTGCCTCGAACGGCCGTCAACTCGCCACCCGTGAGGTCGACGATCCGCTCGTACGCCCCGAACGACTCGAAATCGCCGGCGTGTATGGTGTGGTCGGCCGCCTCGATCTCGGTGACGACCCACGCGGGAATCTCCGGCTCTCGAGTGGGCACGTGGGTGTCGGAAACGATCGCGATACGCGTCATAGCCGTGCGTTCGTCTGCAGTTCCGAAAAGCGTTCGTCAGCGGACGACCTCTAGTCGTCCGTCTCGCTCACTCGAGGACGGACTCGGGGCGAGTACCTCGCGGTCCGTAGCGGCGCGTTCGAAAGCGACACGTTCCCGGTCGCCGTGGACTATCGTATGTGCCCGGACACCGACACCTCGAGCGATGACCCGGTTCACGTCGTCACCGCGTTCCTCCGCCATCGGGGCGACGTTCTCTGCTTGCGCCGCAGCGACGCCGTCGGCACCTACCGGGGCCGGTGGGGCGGCGTCTCCGGGTTTGCGGAGGGCGACCCCGACGAACAGGTTCTCGTCGAGATCCGCGAGGAGACGGGCCTCGAGATCGACGCCGTCTCGCTGGTCCGCTCCGGGCGGCCGGTCGCGTTCGAGGACCCCGCTCTCGAGCGCGAGTGGGTCGTCCACCCCTACCTGTTCGACTGCGACGCCCGGGAGATCGAGTTGAGCGAGGAACACGACGCCTTCGAGTGGGTTCCGCCGACCGCGATCCTCGAGGCCGTCGGCGACGGCCGCGAGGGACTCGACGGCGAGACGGTCCCCGAACTGTGGACCGCCTACGAGCGGGTGGCACCCACCGTTCGATCGATCGCGGCCGACGACGAGCACGGCGCTGCGTTCCTCTCGATCCGCGCGCTCGAGGTGCTGCGCGATCGAGCGGGGCTGCTCGTGGCCGAACGCGACTCGTCCGGTAGCGATTCCGAGGGTGAATGGGACGAACTCGCCGAACTCGCGGGCCGGTTGCTCGAGGCCCGGCCGTCGATGGCCGTCCTCCGGAATCGAGTGAATCGGACGATGGCCGGTGCGGACGGCGGTGCGAGTGCGGAGACAGGTGCAGCCGCGGTGCTCGAGTCCGCGTTGTCGAACGTCGACCGCGCGCTGACGGCCGACGAGGAGGCTGCGAGAAACGCGAGCGAGCGCCTCGAGGGCAGCGTCGCGACCCTATCGCGGTCGGGGACCGTCCTCGAGGCGCTCCGGGCGGCCGAGCCGTCGCGGGTCTTCGTCGCCGAATCGCGGCCGGCTCGCGAGGGGATCGACGTCGCGGAACGGCTGGCCGAAACGACGGCGAGCACCGTGACGGTTCACATCGATGCGGCGATCGCGCACGTGCTCGCCGGCGAGGACGTCGACCGCGTCGTGGTCGGCGCCGACACCGTCTCGCCCGACGGTGCCGTCGTAAACAAGACCGGAACGAGAGCGCTGGCGATCGCCGCCGACCGCGAGGGGATTCCGGTGTCCATCGTCGCGGCGACGGACAAGGTCTCGACCCGCGAGGCTGTGAACCTCGAGTCCGGCGACCGGGCCGCGGTGTACGACGGCGACGTCGGGATCGATGTGCTGAACCCGACGTTCGATGTGACGCCCGCCGACTGCGTGTCCGAAATCGTGACCGAACGCGGCGCGCTCGAGCCCGATGCTGTGGGAGACGTGGCCGCGGAACTGCGCGGGCTCGAGGAGTGGTAGCGGTATTTGGATGCGGCTGCCCGTCGGGGCTCGTGACGCAGCGAATTTTCGACGTGAACGGATGTCCGTGAGGCTTTTGCGTCCGACGGGGGTATCATCGATCGGTGGCGATGACGAGAGTTACCCCCGCTTAGCCCCTTGTGATGATAGCTTTCACTGAGCCACCGTCTCAGCGTCCCGGAGACGCATCTTCGTGCATTCCTGTGGAATCCAAGGTAACGCGACGGATGCGTCCCGCGGTGACCGACCGCAACTACCGCTCGAAATCACTCCAGCGTTCTCCCACGGCGAAACTGATCTCGTCCTCGTGGTCATCCGAGCCGAGAACGACGGCGAGCAGTTCGCTATCCGTGTCCGTGATCGTCACTGTTTCGTCCGCACGTGTTTTCCCGGCGATGTCGAAGCCGTCAGCCAGTTCGACGGAAACCTCGTAGTCGCCGATGGTTCCCCAGACCTGCTCGTACGCTGCCGTCGCGTTCGAGTTCCCGTCGTCTTCCTCGTCGTGCGATGCAACGTCGAACGCGTCCGAGAGAGCGATCTCATCGTCCGGACCGGCGATTTCGATCGTCCCGTCGATCGGCTCGTGGGTCCCGTTGAAGACGCTCACGTCCTCGAGTCTCTCGTTCGCCCTGGCCGAACACCCGGCCAGCCCGGTAACGGCCATCGTCCCGACCCCGATCAGGGTGCTTCGTCGAGTGACGCGACTCGTTTCGATCCCGTGCTCGCCGTTCGAACCGGCGTCAATTCGTTGTTGCATAGCGGGACGTTACGACCGGTAGTATATCAATATGAAAGGGTAGTATCCGGGTCAGAAAACCCGCCAACGCGGTCAGTTTTCGGATCGAAATCGACCAAAGGTTCAATCTTGCCTCGTTCGTAGCGGTGCGTATGCGTACCCAACTCGAGTCGTCGGTCGACAGTCTGGGCGTCCACGAGTCGGTCGACGACGTCTTTCCGCCGGGGGAGCTCGCGACGTCCCTCGCCGATCTTCCGATCGAGGTCGAAGTCATCGACGACGACGGGATCGCGGGTTGCGACGCGGTCGTCACCCTCGAGTACCGGGAGGCGTTCCTCGACCTGGAGTGGGTCCACTCGATTCAGGCCGGGGTCGACCGATTTCCGTTCGACGACCTCGCGGAACGCGGCGTCGTCCTTACGAATAGCACGGGCATTCACGACCGGACCGTCGGCGAGACGGTCGCAGGCTACCTGCTCATGTTCGCTCGGCGGCTCCACGACCACGTTTCGAACCAGCAGGAACGCCGGTGGAACCGACCGGAATGGGATGAAGCGTTCACGCTCCCGGGGTCGACGGCCTGCGTCGTCGGCACCGGAACGCTCGGTCGCGGCGTCGCGGAAACGCTGGGTGCACTCGGGGTCCGCGTGACGGGGGTTCGCCGCTCCGACGATCCGGTTCCCGGCTTCGACGAGATCTACGCGACCGAGCGGCTGCTCGAGGGGATCTCCAGCGCCGAGTTCGTCATCGTCACGGTCCCATTGACCGACGAGACGCACCATCTCTTCGACGCCGAGTCGTTCGAGGCCATGCGCGACGACGCGTACTTCGTGAACGTCGCTCGAGGACCGGTCGTCGACGAACCGGCGCTGATCGACGCGCTCGAGGCGGATTCGCTCGCTGGGGCGGCCTTAGATGTGTTCGAGGAGGAGCCGTTGCCCGAAGAGTCGCCGCTGTGGGGAATGGACGAGGTACTAATCTCACCGCACTGCGCCGCGTACACGCGGGACTATTTCCGGGACGTGGGTGATATCGTCCGCGAGAACGTCGATCGGCTCGCGGACGGCGAGGAGTTCCACAACCGCGTGGTCTGACGGTGTCTCTGACGTAACATGGCCGAGAGCGCGGCTCGAGCGAACGCGAGAGTCGCGCGATCCGGGGGAGGGCAGGCGCTTCCCCTGTTTCGACCGCGAGCGAAGCCGTGCGCGGCGCGACGCGCCGCGAACAGTCGAACGGCCGAAGGCCGTGAGACGGGGTGAGCGAGCGGGCCGACGACTGACTCGGAACGAAGTGAGTGGAGAGGAGGGAGGAGTGCTTTTGATCGACCTTTTGCCGAGGGACGTCGCGCGTGCGGCAGCGACGCTGCCGCACGCGCGACAGACCGCAGAGCAAAAGGTCGTTAGAAGAACTTGAACAGATCGTCCCGCTCCTGCTCGTGCAGGTGGCTCCGGACGGCCTCGTTCAGCGGCTCGAGTTGCCCCTTCTTCGCGCTGATCGGCGCGATGGTCTCTTGCCACTGCTTCCAGGGCGGGTAGAGACCGAGGCGGTCACAGAGCGCGTCGAGTCGCTCGTCCTCGTCGTCGACCTTGTCCATTTTGTTGACGGCGACGATCGTCGGGATGTCGAGATCACGCAGGAAGTGAAACATCTCGACGTCGTAGGGGATTTCGTCGGGGCCGGAGTGGCGGTCGATGATGTCGATGACGCTCTTGCCGTCGACGACCAAAATGGCGACGAGGACGTTGTCGGCGTACTCCTCGAGATAGTGGACGATTTCGGTCTTAATCTGCTCACGGCGGTCCTCGTCGACGCCGCTCATGAAGCCGAAGCCGGGGAGGTCGGTGATGACGAAGTCCTCGGGGGCCCAGTCGTAGTGGTTAGGCGAGCGGGTGACGCCGGGTTTGCCGCCGGTGTCGAAGCTGTGGCCGGTCAGCTCGCGCATGAGCGTGGATTTGCCCACGTTCGAGCGGCCGACGAGGGCGATTTCGGCCCCTCGATTGGGGCGAGTATCGAACATACATCGGTGTATGCGTCTCGTCCCTTTATATACTCTGACCGGGGGACGACTGCTCGGTCGCGCTCGCCGTCGTGCGGACGGGTCCTACACCACCGTTCCCGCGAGCAATCCGACGCCGAACGCGCCGGCGACGAGCAGCGCGACGGCGAGGAGCCGTCCGCTCGAGGATGCCTCCTCGAGGTCGACGTGGCGGCTATCGACGGCTATCTGGACGCCCTGCCAGGATAGTGAGGTGCCGCCGGCGAGCATCGCCGCGGCGATGAGCCAGGCGCTTTCGGTACCGGTGGCGATGGCGGACCGAACGGTCAGGAGAACGACGGCGACCGACAGGACGACGTTCGCCGCTCCGACGAAGACGTTCCACGGGACGGCCAGTCGGCCGACCGAGACCGAATCGGTGAGGCTGCCGGTGATCCACAGGAGCGACGCGAGGACGAGACCGGCGACGACCGTCGCGGTGACGGGGTCGGTGAGAACGTCGCGCCCGACGACTGCGAGCAGGCCACCGGCGAACACCAGTATCACCGCACCGGCTACCGAGGCGAGACGTCGTATCATACGCACACTCCCAGAAATTACTATAAGAAAACGACGAAACGATTCGATCCCCTCGAGGCGGAACCGTCCGCCGCGGTGGGACGGAATGCCCCGGAGTTATGACCCCCCGCGGTCTCAAACGGACACGTGCGGCTCGTACAGTTGACGGTACCGACGGGGAAGCGAGAGACGATCCTCGAGACCCTCGATGAGCGGGAGATCGACTACGTCGTGACGGACGAGACCGGCAGCCGAAAGTACACGGCGGTCATCTATTTTCCGTTGCCGGACGCTGCCGTCGAACCGGTACTCGACGAGATTCAGGCGGCCGGCGTCGACGAGGACGCCTACACGGTTGTCGTCGACGCAGAGACGGTCGTCTCCCGCCGATTTGAGGCGTTACGCGAGGAGTACGAGGACGGCGACGTCGGCTCGGACCGCATCTCGCGTCAGGAGCTGCAGGCGGAGGCCGACGATCTGACGCCGAGCTTTCCCGTCTACGTGGTGATGACGGTCATCAGCGCCGTCGTCGCGACCGCCGGACTGCTGTTGGACTCGCCCGCGGTCGTCGTCGGATCGATGGTGATCGCGCCGCTGATCGGGCCGGCGCTGGGGGCCAGCGTCGGCACGGTGATCGACGACGAGGAACTATTTATCGAGAGCATTACCTACCAGATCCTCGGCGTCGTGGTCGCGATCGGGGCGGCGGCGATCTTCGCGGTTCTGGTTCGGTCGATGAACATCGTCCCGCCCGACCTCGTCCTCTCGAGCGTCGGTGAGATCTCCGAACGGCTCGCGCCCGACTTACTGTCGCTCGCGATCGCGCTCGGCGCGGGCATCGCGGGGGTCGTCAGCATCGCGACGGGAACTTCCGTCGCGCTCGTCGGCGTGATGATCGCGGCAGCGTTGATTCCGCCCGCCGGTGTCGCGGGGATCACGCTCGCGTGGGGACAACCGACGGCCGCGATCGGGGCGACGGTCCTCGTCCTCGTCAACCTGCTGTCGGTGAACCTCGCCGGTCTGTTGACGCTGTGGTACGCCGGCTACCGCCCGGAGAACCTGTTCCAGATGGGCGAGACGGAACAGCGCGTTCGCCATCGGATCGTCGGACTCATCGTCATCGTCCTCGTCTTCGCGGTGTTCCTCGGCGCGATCACCTACGCCTCCTACGAGGCGGGAAACTTCGAACAGGACGCCCGCGACGAAGTCGAGACGGTCCTCACAGACGGTGAATACGAGAGCTACGAACTGCTCGAGTTCGAGGTCGTGATGGACGACAACTACCCGTTCAGGAATCCGGATCGGGTGGTCGTGACGATCGGCGGGCCGCCGGGCGAGTCGGCACCCGAGCTGGCCGATATCCTCCACGAGCGAATCAACGATCACGCCGATCAGTCGGTCTCGGTCGAGATCAGGTACGTCGAAATCCTCAGACGGTAGCCCCTGTGGATTCGCGACTCGCCTGCGGTCAGTACCCCGTTCGGGAGCCGCCCTCAGTCCGTGACTTGACACTGACGAGACCGTCAGTTCGTCGCCCGCTATCGTCGAAGCCGCTCGAGGATCCTCGAGCGTCGAGATTCGGAGCCGGGCTTGGGCTCGGACCTGGGATCGGCGTCAGAACCGGTAGCGGTACTGTCGCGGCCGGTGCGACCGATCCGTCGCCGAAGCCACGTCCTCGGACCGCCGATCCGGTTGACGAGATACGTCGGGAAGTAGAGCGTCGCCGCGCCGAGCGCCAGAAATCCGATCCCTCCGACGAGCTGTCCGCTCCGAAGGAATCCGACGCCGACGACGAACATCGGTCCCGCCATCGAGATTCCAGCGGCGGTCTGGAGCAGCCAGAGAATACCCGGTCCCTTCATCGCGGGGTCTCGAGTTCGATCGCGACCATGGGTAGTGTGGTTCTTCTATTTTGCCTGCAGCGTAGGTGTGAGATATCCTATCCGTCGAACGGCAGCTCCGGCTCGTAATCGATCGCCTCGACGGTGGCATCCACGACCGTCTCGACGTTCGCGCCGGTCTCGATGCTCATGGTGAAATCGGCCGCGACGGCTTCGGTCAGGTCTCCCTCCTCGAACCGGTCTTCCTTGTTCGCGATCGTGAACACGGGGATGTCCTCGAACCGGGCCGAAATCGCGTCCCGAAGCTCGAGTTGCGGGCCGATCGGATAGCCACAGTCGCCGGTGGGGTCGACCATGACGAGCATGCAGTCGGCGAGGTGCTCGATGGCGCTGACCGCCTGTGACTCGATCTCGTTGCGATCCTGCGGCGGTCGGTCGAGCAGCCCGGGGGTGTCGACGATCTGGTAGCGGAGATGGTCGCGCTCGAAGTGGCCGACGCCGATCCCCTTCGTCGTGAAGGGGTAGGAGGCGGTCTCGCCGCGGGCGTTCGTGATGGTATTGACGAACGAGGACTTGCCGACGTTTGGATAGCCGGCGACGACGATCGTCGGCTCGTCGGGGTTGATCTCCGGCAGGTCGCGCAGGTCGTTACGCGATTTGTTGATGTACAGCAGGTGGTCGTCGACCTGCTCGACGATGTCGGCGAGGCGGGCGAAGGCCTGCTTGCGGTGCTTGCGCGCCGTGTCCACGTCGGTCTTCCGCAGTCGGGACTGGTACTCCTCGTGAATCTCGCGGGCCTTCCGGCTGGCCCACATCACTTCCGACAGCGCCTGTCGGAGTTTGTCAACGTCGACGATCGCGTCGGCCAACTCGTAATAGAAGGGATGGACGTCGTCCTCGTACTCGAAGTCGGGCCACGCCGTGACGACGTTCTCGAGGTTGTCCGAGATGATGTTCGCCGCCGTCTGGAGCATCGACTGCTGGGCCTCGAGGCCGCCCTTTGCCTTGCCGGCCCGCGCCGCTCGCGAAAACGCCTTGTCGATCAGCTCTTCCGACGTGGGCGTTGTCGGAAGGTCTTCGAAAATCATGGGTAAGAGTAGAACGCGCGGTCATAAAAGGTCGTTCGTTGTCCGCCGCGAGCTTATCCCCGTCGCCGTCCTTCGATCTGGCATGACAAAC is a window encoding:
- a CDS encoding hydantoinase/oxoprolinase family protein; translated protein: MTGGEPRADGGATGDGETRIGVDVGGTFTDVALSVDDRLVTAKVPTTDDQHVGVLEGIDKACDRAGIAPSEIDGFAHAMTVSVNALLERDGAKTALVTTEGFRDVLEIGRQDRPDLYDLEAEKPDPLVPRELRFEVDERATTEGVERPVDADAVRDIAASLREREVEAVAVCLLHAYADPDNERVVAETLREELAVPISASHEVLAEFREFERTSTTAADAYLRPAIDGYVGRLVEKADAAGAPEPWIMQANGGIADSETVRERAVTTTLSGPAAGVVGASATVDDADVEGLVTFDMGGTSSDVSLVRDGRAERTTDAEIDGLPIRTPMVDVNTVGAGGGSVTWVDPGGALRVGPESAGADPGPACYGRGGTEPTVTDAAVALGYIGPDTALGGELTLDVDAARDALEGLADEAGLGDALEAARGVYRVANATMTRTIRSVTVERGHDPREFALVAFGGAGPMHAAALADSLSVDRVVVPRPSGVLSAFGLLAADESYDAARTVGAELRAADPAELEGVYDDLVADVLADASDPDAARVERAADCRYAGQSFELTVAVDDEFDAAGVAERFHDAHERAHGYAMDESIEIVTLRATATVPGSEPTVRYDGAGDDIIGTRRVHFAGGARSATVFDRDRLAPGATVSGPAILEQAESTTVVPPAWAGNVLADGTLVLTRASDTAEGHR
- a CDS encoding metallophosphoesterase family protein; its protein translation is MTRIAIVSDTHVPTREPEIPAWVVTEIEAADHTIHAGDFESFGAYERIVDLTGGELTAVRGNVDPATLDVPTTATLEIDGVTFVVTHGDGSSGDWRERVVETAREEAGADAEATLVAVAGHTHEVVDETVALDEFRSADEGHAAGRVRVLNPGSATGAAPTTLVTMYVATVDDGDLTVELRTD
- a CDS encoding NUDIX domain-containing protein; the encoded protein is MCPDTDTSSDDPVHVVTAFLRHRGDVLCLRRSDAVGTYRGRWGGVSGFAEGDPDEQVLVEIREETGLEIDAVSLVRSGRPVAFEDPALEREWVVHPYLFDCDAREIELSEEHDAFEWVPPTAILEAVGDGREGLDGETVPELWTAYERVAPTVRSIAADDEHGAAFLSIRALEVLRDRAGLLVAERDSSGSDSEGEWDELAELAGRLLEARPSMAVLRNRVNRTMAGADGGASAETGAAAVLESALSNVDRALTADEEAARNASERLEGSVATLSRSGTVLEALRAAEPSRVFVAESRPAREGIDVAERLAETTASTVTVHIDAAIAHVLAGEDVDRVVVGADTVSPDGAVVNKTGTRALAIAADREGIPVSIVAATDKVSTREAVNLESGDRAAVYDGDVGIDVLNPTFDVTPADCVSEIVTERGALEPDAVGDVAAELRGLEEW
- the ddh gene encoding D-2-hydroxyacid dehydrogenase, translating into MRTQLESSVDSLGVHESVDDVFPPGELATSLADLPIEVEVIDDDGIAGCDAVVTLEYREAFLDLEWVHSIQAGVDRFPFDDLAERGVVLTNSTGIHDRTVGETVAGYLLMFARRLHDHVSNQQERRWNRPEWDEAFTLPGSTACVVGTGTLGRGVAETLGALGVRVTGVRRSDDPVPGFDEIYATERLLEGISSAEFVIVTVPLTDETHHLFDAESFEAMRDDAYFVNVARGPVVDEPALIDALEADSLAGAALDVFEEEPLPEESPLWGMDEVLISPHCAAYTRDYFRDVGDIVRENVDRLADGEEFHNRVV
- the engB gene encoding GTP-binding protein EngB produces the protein MFDTRPNRGAEIALVGRSNVGKSTLMRELTGHSFDTGGKPGVTRSPNHYDWAPEDFVITDLPGFGFMSGVDEDRREQIKTEIVHYLEEYADNVLVAILVVDGKSVIDIIDRHSGPDEIPYDVEMFHFLRDLDIPTIVAVNKMDKVDDEDERLDALCDRLGLYPPWKQWQETIAPISAKKGQLEPLNEAVRSHLHEQERDDLFKFF
- a CDS encoding TIGR00341 family protein — encoded protein: MRLVQLTVPTGKRETILETLDEREIDYVVTDETGSRKYTAVIYFPLPDAAVEPVLDEIQAAGVDEDAYTVVVDAETVVSRRFEALREEYEDGDVGSDRISRQELQAEADDLTPSFPVYVVMTVISAVVATAGLLLDSPAVVVGSMVIAPLIGPALGASVGTVIDDEELFIESITYQILGVVVAIGAAAIFAVLVRSMNIVPPDLVLSSVGEISERLAPDLLSLAIALGAGIAGVVSIATGTSVALVGVMIAAALIPPAGVAGITLAWGQPTAAIGATVLVLVNLLSVNLAGLLTLWYAGYRPENLFQMGETEQRVRHRIVGLIVIVLVFAVFLGAITYASYEAGNFEQDARDEVETVLTDGEYESYELLEFEVVMDDNYPFRNPDRVVVTIGGPPGESAPELADILHERINDHADQSVSVEIRYVEILRR
- a CDS encoding NOG1 family protein, encoding MIFEDLPTTPTSEELIDKAFSRAARAGKAKGGLEAQQSMLQTAANIISDNLENVVTAWPDFEYEDDVHPFYYELADAIVDVDKLRQALSEVMWASRKAREIHEEYQSRLRKTDVDTARKHRKQAFARLADIVEQVDDHLLYINKSRNDLRDLPEINPDEPTIVVAGYPNVGKSSFVNTITNARGETASYPFTTKGIGVGHFERDHLRYQIVDTPGLLDRPPQDRNEIESQAVSAIEHLADCMLVMVDPTGDCGYPIGPQLELRDAISARFEDIPVFTIANKEDRFEEGDLTEAVAADFTMSIETGANVETVVDATVEAIDYEPELPFDG